The Dermacentor albipictus isolate Rhodes 1998 colony chromosome 2, USDA_Dalb.pri_finalv2, whole genome shotgun sequence genome has a segment encoding these proteins:
- the LOC135912556 gene encoding fidgetin-like protein 1 isoform X1: protein MDMNSADSYTRNDESEAPALAFKLQLMNTGQFGSDSLSLDAIRKLHRQVQYARASGVISAPCESLLLNHFAEKGNSHVDSLDGLNNFSSAVTHSAQTSKNHADQWRSQLVKLSDEELLGFLPDSLGNDQTRGVDARDEYEVFIEMMKRKPLVPKRSGSMLGRSEPSRPLREVQAVSTTELPLSNKLVNGTAASLNFSAESSRRNTGASRYSSNVHQEGKPNPRGSVPSSVPTFLTAREQLQVEQQKTNGGLARSCSTKTLGGKRTLTSKFVQPLLRSNGSNAASCPSASSIENCNSLEECEALKNIDAKLIELVKSEIMDNGPGVHWDDIAGLEFAKQSVKEMVVWPMLRPDIFTGLRQPPKGLLLFGPPGTGKTLIGKCIASQAGATFFCISASSLTSKWVGEGEKMVRALFAVARSCQPAVVFIDEIDSLLSQRSETEHESSRRIKTEFLVQLDGASTKGDERLLIVGATNRPKELDEAARRRLAKRLYIPLPEKAARRQMVCRLLAQVKHCLGDEDIDAVASLTQGYSGADMAQLCKEAALGPIRSLSFETLQHITEQQVRPVAFKDFEEALCQVRASVSQDDLHGYVEWNSMYGSTPAVPVTD from the exons ATGGATATGAACAGTGCTGACTCTTACACAAGGAACGATGAAAGCGAGGCGCCGGCATTGGCGTTCAAGTTGCAGTTGATGAACACCGGCCAGTTTGGCAGTGACAGCTTATCCCTTGACGCTATCCGAAAACTTCACCGTCAAGTGCAGTACGCCAGAGCGTCCGGCGT TATATCTGCACCTTGTGAGAGCTTGCTGTTGAATCATTTTGCTGAGAAAGGAAATAGCCACGTCGACAGCTTGGATG GCCTCAACAACTTCTCGAGTGCTGTTACCCACTCTGCACAGACCTCAAAAAACC ATGCTGACCAGTGGCGCTCGCAGCTTGTGAAATTAAGTGACGAGGAGCTTTTAGGATTCCTGCCTGACAGCCTCGGCAATGACCAGACT AGAGGGGTCGATGCCAGAGATGAATATGAAGTCTTTATCGAAATGATGAAACGAAAGCCCCTTGTGCCAAAAAGGTCAGGCAGTATGCTGGGCAGGAGCGAGCCTTCCAGACCTTTGAGAGAAGTGCAAGCAGTCAGCACAACAGAGTTGCCACTGAGCAACAAGCTAGTGAATGGCACAGCTGCATCTTTAAATTTCTCTGCTGAAAGTTCCAGACGAAATACTGGGGCATCTCGGTACAGTAGCAATGTTCATCAGGAGGGAAAACCAAACCCACGAG GAAGCGTGCCATCCAGCGTTCCCACTTTTCTCACAGCCAGGGAGCAATTG CAAGTTGAACAGCAGAAGACCAATGGAGGGCTGGCTCGTAGCTGTAGCACTAAAACCCTGGGAGGAAA AAGAACCCTGACCAGCAAATTTGTGCAGCCCTTGCTCCGATCGAATGGAAGCAATGCTGCTAGCTGTCCGAGCGCATCCAGCATTGAGAACTGCAACAGCTTGGAGGAGTGCGAGGCACTTAAGAATATAGACGCTAAGCTGATTGAGCTCGTCAAAAGTGAG ATAATGGACAATGGCCCAGGTGTTCACTGGGATGACATAGCAGGACTGGAGTTCGCCAAGCAGAGTGTCAAGGAAATGGTGGTTTGGCCAATGTTGAGACC TGACATCTTCACAGGTCTGAGGCAGCCTCCCAAGGGACTGTTGCTGTTTGGTCCTCCAGGCACAGGAAAAACACTGATAG GAAAATGCATTGCCTCCCAGGCTGGCGCAACATTCTTCTGCATAAGTGCCTCTTCACTGACATCAAAATGG GTTGGTGAAGGAGAGAAGATGGTGCGAGCACTGTTTGCCGTAGCAAGGAGCTGCCAGCCTGCTGTGGTATTCATAGACGAGATTGACTCCCTTCTCTCACAACGCTCTGAAACAGAGCACGAGTCCTCGCGGCGCATCAAGACAGAGTTCCTCGTACAGCTG GATGGAGCCAGTACAAAAGGAGATGAGCGGCTTCTCATCGTAGGTGCCACAAACAG GCCTAAAGAGCTTGACGAGGCAGCCCGGCGGCGCCTGGCAAAGCGTTTGTACATCCCTCTGCCCGAAAAAGCGGCCCGGCGGCAGATGGTGTGCCGCCTACTGGCTCAGGTGAAACACTGCCTCGGTGACGAGGACATTGACGCTGTGGCATCGCTGACCCAGGGCTATTCGGGGGCAGACATGGCCCAACTCTGCAAGGAGGCTGCCTTGGGGCCCATCCGGAGCCTCAGCTTCGAGACCCTTCAGCACATCACAGAACAGCAG GTTCGTCCAGTGGCATTCAAAGACTTCGAAGAAGCGCTGTGTCAAGTGAGAGCTAGCGTGTCCCAAGACGACCTCCACGGTTACGTCGAGTGGAACTCGATGTATGGCAGTACACCGGCAGTTCCAGTGACCGACTAA
- the LOC135912556 gene encoding fidgetin-like protein 1 isoform X2 yields MDMNSADSYTRNDESEAPALAFKLQLMNTGQFGSDSLSLDAIRKLHRQVQYARASGVISAPCESLLLNHFAEKGNSHVDSLDGLNNFSSAVTHSAQTSKNHADQWRSQLVKLSDEELLGFLPDSLGNDQTRGVDARDEYEVFIEMMKRKPLVPKRSGSMLGRSEPSRPLREVQAVSTTELPLSNKLVNGTAASLNFSAESSRRNTGASRYSSNVHQEGKPNPRGSVPSSVPTFLTAREQLQVEQQKTNGGLARSCSTKTLGGKTLTSKFVQPLLRSNGSNAASCPSASSIENCNSLEECEALKNIDAKLIELVKSEIMDNGPGVHWDDIAGLEFAKQSVKEMVVWPMLRPDIFTGLRQPPKGLLLFGPPGTGKTLIGKCIASQAGATFFCISASSLTSKWVGEGEKMVRALFAVARSCQPAVVFIDEIDSLLSQRSETEHESSRRIKTEFLVQLDGASTKGDERLLIVGATNRPKELDEAARRRLAKRLYIPLPEKAARRQMVCRLLAQVKHCLGDEDIDAVASLTQGYSGADMAQLCKEAALGPIRSLSFETLQHITEQQVRPVAFKDFEEALCQVRASVSQDDLHGYVEWNSMYGSTPAVPVTD; encoded by the exons ATGGATATGAACAGTGCTGACTCTTACACAAGGAACGATGAAAGCGAGGCGCCGGCATTGGCGTTCAAGTTGCAGTTGATGAACACCGGCCAGTTTGGCAGTGACAGCTTATCCCTTGACGCTATCCGAAAACTTCACCGTCAAGTGCAGTACGCCAGAGCGTCCGGCGT TATATCTGCACCTTGTGAGAGCTTGCTGTTGAATCATTTTGCTGAGAAAGGAAATAGCCACGTCGACAGCTTGGATG GCCTCAACAACTTCTCGAGTGCTGTTACCCACTCTGCACAGACCTCAAAAAACC ATGCTGACCAGTGGCGCTCGCAGCTTGTGAAATTAAGTGACGAGGAGCTTTTAGGATTCCTGCCTGACAGCCTCGGCAATGACCAGACT AGAGGGGTCGATGCCAGAGATGAATATGAAGTCTTTATCGAAATGATGAAACGAAAGCCCCTTGTGCCAAAAAGGTCAGGCAGTATGCTGGGCAGGAGCGAGCCTTCCAGACCTTTGAGAGAAGTGCAAGCAGTCAGCACAACAGAGTTGCCACTGAGCAACAAGCTAGTGAATGGCACAGCTGCATCTTTAAATTTCTCTGCTGAAAGTTCCAGACGAAATACTGGGGCATCTCGGTACAGTAGCAATGTTCATCAGGAGGGAAAACCAAACCCACGAG GAAGCGTGCCATCCAGCGTTCCCACTTTTCTCACAGCCAGGGAGCAATTG CAAGTTGAACAGCAGAAGACCAATGGAGGGCTGGCTCGTAGCTGTAGCACTAAAACCCTGGGAGGAAA AACCCTGACCAGCAAATTTGTGCAGCCCTTGCTCCGATCGAATGGAAGCAATGCTGCTAGCTGTCCGAGCGCATCCAGCATTGAGAACTGCAACAGCTTGGAGGAGTGCGAGGCACTTAAGAATATAGACGCTAAGCTGATTGAGCTCGTCAAAAGTGAG ATAATGGACAATGGCCCAGGTGTTCACTGGGATGACATAGCAGGACTGGAGTTCGCCAAGCAGAGTGTCAAGGAAATGGTGGTTTGGCCAATGTTGAGACC TGACATCTTCACAGGTCTGAGGCAGCCTCCCAAGGGACTGTTGCTGTTTGGTCCTCCAGGCACAGGAAAAACACTGATAG GAAAATGCATTGCCTCCCAGGCTGGCGCAACATTCTTCTGCATAAGTGCCTCTTCACTGACATCAAAATGG GTTGGTGAAGGAGAGAAGATGGTGCGAGCACTGTTTGCCGTAGCAAGGAGCTGCCAGCCTGCTGTGGTATTCATAGACGAGATTGACTCCCTTCTCTCACAACGCTCTGAAACAGAGCACGAGTCCTCGCGGCGCATCAAGACAGAGTTCCTCGTACAGCTG GATGGAGCCAGTACAAAAGGAGATGAGCGGCTTCTCATCGTAGGTGCCACAAACAG GCCTAAAGAGCTTGACGAGGCAGCCCGGCGGCGCCTGGCAAAGCGTTTGTACATCCCTCTGCCCGAAAAAGCGGCCCGGCGGCAGATGGTGTGCCGCCTACTGGCTCAGGTGAAACACTGCCTCGGTGACGAGGACATTGACGCTGTGGCATCGCTGACCCAGGGCTATTCGGGGGCAGACATGGCCCAACTCTGCAAGGAGGCTGCCTTGGGGCCCATCCGGAGCCTCAGCTTCGAGACCCTTCAGCACATCACAGAACAGCAG GTTCGTCCAGTGGCATTCAAAGACTTCGAAGAAGCGCTGTGTCAAGTGAGAGCTAGCGTGTCCCAAGACGACCTCCACGGTTACGTCGAGTGGAACTCGATGTATGGCAGTACACCGGCAGTTCCAGTGACCGACTAA